The Dermochelys coriacea isolate rDerCor1 chromosome 7, rDerCor1.pri.v4, whole genome shotgun sequence genome window below encodes:
- the VPS51 gene encoding vacuolar protein sorting-associated protein 51 homolog isoform X1: MSAPQGGPLPGPAEPGSEAPGGKRRPHGMLKLYYGLSDPAGEARGGLAPGGDPGGPTDINGAHFDPEVFLTKLRKECSLAQLMDCETDMVKQIRALDSDMQTLVYENYNKFISATDTIRKMKNDFKKMEDEMDCLAANMAVITEFSARISSTLQDQHEQITKLSGVHTLLRKLQFLFELPARLTKCVELEAYGQAVRYYSKARSILHQYQHMPSFQGIQDDCQKIMASLAQKLREKFRDGGSGAKDLAECVELLLQLDEPAEELCDEFLSHACCRLDAELEALEAELGQPGSAPITDILEFIDRGCNIFVSNMCLVIASYQELFVSREGVQGITRMAQDKLVAFVNSLMETYFSLVERRIQLEKGVGDNSLLVRALDRFHRRLQALAKLLPASNVAAEGTEIVVRAAKERIRQYLLALQSFYQDCLTDVRQSLAAPRLAGKESPNLAELLGTISASVLNQIKSVLTYVHLFTAKDITFSNKPYFKGEFCSQGVREGLIVGFIKSICQMARQFCETTGDKGGSTPPALLLLLSRLCLDYETSTISYILTLTDEQFLVQDHSPITPVTSLCAEAREAAQRLLNHYVKVQGLIISQMLRKSVETRDWVNTIEPRNVRAVMKRVVEDTTSIDVQVGLLYEEGVRKAQSSDSSKRTFSVYSSSRQQSRYAPSYTPSAPLDTNLLSNIQKLFSERIDIFSPVEFNKVSVLTGIIKISLKTFLECVRLRTFGRYGLQQIQVDCYYLQLYLWRFVCDENLVHFLLDEIVGSTAHRCLDPVPMEQSVIEVICERG; encoded by the exons ATGTCGGCTCCCCAGGGGGGTCCCCTGCCGGGCCCGGCCGAGCCCGGCTCGGAGGCGCCGGGCGGGAAGCGGCGGCCGCACGGGATGCTGAAGCTCTACTACGGGCTGTCGGACCCGGCGGGGGAGGCTCGGGGCGGCCTGGCTCCAGGCGGGGATCCCGGGGGacctactgacatcaatggggcGCACTTCGACCCGGAAGTGTTCCTCACTAAG CTGCGGAAGGAGTGCTCACTAGCCCAGCTTATGGACTGTGAGACTGACATGGTAAAGCAGATCCGCGCCCTGGACAGCGACATGCAGACCCTGGTCTATGAGAACTACAACAAGTTCATCTCAGCCACAG ACACAATCCGCAAGATGAAGAATGACTTCAAGAAGATGGAGGACGAGATGGATTGCCTGGCTGCCAACATGGCTGTCATCACGGAGTTCAGTGCCCGCATTAGCAGCACCCTGCAGGACCAGCACGAGCAGATCACCAAGCTCTCGG GGGTCCACACGCTCCTGCGCAAGCTGCAGTTCCTCTTTGAGCTGCCTGCCCGCCTCACCAAGTGTGTGGAGCTGGAGGCCTATGGACAGGCAGTGCGCTACTACAGCAAAGCCCGCTCTATCCTGCACCAGTACCAGCACATGCCCTCCTTCCAGGGCATCCAGGATGACTGCCAGAAGATCATGGCCAGCCTGGCACAGAAGCTGCGGGAGAAATTCAG GGACGGGGGCTCTGGGGCAAAGGACCTGGCAGAGTgcgtggagctgctgctgcagctggatgAACCAGCAGAGGAGCTGTGTGACGAGTTCCTTTCCCATGCCTGCTGCCGGTTGGACGCTGAGCTGGAGGCCCtagaagcagagctggggcagccaGGCAGTGCCCCTATCACTGACATTCTGGAGTTCATCGACCGTGGCTGCAACATCTTTGTCAGCAACATGTGCCTGGTGATCGCCTCCTACCAGGAGCTCTTTGTCAGCCGAGAAGGGGTGCAGGGCATCACCCGCATGGCGCAGGACAAGCTGGTGGCCTTCGTCAACTCCCTCATGGAGACATATTTCTCTCTGGTGGAGCGGCGCATCCAGTTGGAGAAAGGGGTCGGGGACAACTCACTGCTGGTGCGGGCCCTGGATCGCTTCCATAGGCGCCTACAAGCCCTGGCCAAGCTGCTGCCAGCCTCCAACGTGGCAGCAGAGGGCACAGAGATTGTGGTGCGGGCCGCCAAGGAGCGCATCCGCCAGTACCTGCTGGCCCTGCAGAGCTTCTACCAGGACTGTCTGACAGATGTGCGCCAGTCACTAGCTGCCCCGCGCCTGGCAGGCAAGGAGAGCCCCAACCTGGCTGAGCTTCTGGGCACCATCTCGGCCTCTGTCCTTAACCAGATCAAGTCAGTGCTCACCTACGTTCACCTTTTCACAGCAAAGGACATCACCTTCTCCAACAAGCCCTACTTTAAG GGTGAGTTCTGCAGTCAGGGTGTCCGCGAGGGCCTGATCGTCGGCTTCATCAAGTCCATCTGCCAGATGGCACGACAATTCTGTGAGACCACGGGGGACAAGGGTGGCTCCactccccccgccctgctgctcctgctctcccGCCTCTGCCTGGACTACGAGACCTCCACCATCAGCTACATTCTCACCCTGACCGATGAGCAGTTCTTAGTGCAG GATCACTCCCCCATCACCCCAGTTACCAGCCTGTGTGCGGAGGCCCGCGAGGCAGCCCAGAGGCTGCTCAACCACTATGTGAAGGTGCAGGGGCTGATCATCTCGCAGATGCTGCGCAAGAGTGTGGAGACACGCGACTGGGTCAACACCATTGAGCCGCGCAACGTGCGGGCAGTCATGAAGAGGGTGGTGGAGGACACCACTTCCATCGATGTGCAG GTGGGCCTCCTGTATGAGGAGGGTGTCCGCAAGGCCCAGAGCAGCGACTCCAGCAAGAGGACCTTCTCCGTGTACAGCAGCTCCCGGCAGCAGAGCCGCTACGCACCCAGCTATACGCCCAG tgCCCCCCTGGACACTAACCTCCTGAGTAACATTCAGAAGCTGTTCTCTGAGCGCATTGACATCTTCAGCCCTGTGGAGTTCAACAAG GTCTCCGTCCTGACCGGCATAATCAAGATCAGCCTGAAGACCTTCCTGGAATGCGTGCGGCTGCGGACCTTCGGGCGCTATGGCCTGCAGCAGATCCAGGTGGACTGCTACTATCTACAGCTTTACCTGTGGCGCTTTGTCTGCGATGAGAACCTGGTGCACTTCCTGCTAGATGAAATCGTGGGCAGCACAGCCCACCGCTGCCTGGACCCTGTGCCCATGGAGCAGAGTGTCATTGAGGTCATCTGTGAGAGGGGCTGA
- the VPS51 gene encoding vacuolar protein sorting-associated protein 51 homolog isoform X2 — translation MSAPQGGPLPGPAEPGSEAPGGKRRPHGMLKLYYGLSDPAGEARGGLAPGGDPGGPTDINGAHFDPEVFLTKLRKECSLAQLMDCETDMVKQIRALDSDMQTLVYENYNKFISATDTIRKMKNDFKKMEDEMDCLAANMAVITEFSARISSTLQDQHEQITKLSGVHTLLRKLQFLFELPARLTKCVELEAYGQAVRYYSKARSILHQYQHMPSFQGIQDDCQKIMASLAQKLREKFRDGGSGAKDLAECVELLLQLDEPAEELCDEFLSHACCRLDAELEALEAELGQPGSAPITDILEFIDRGCNIFVSNMCLVIASYQELFVSREGVQGITRMAQDKLVAFVNSLMETYFSLVERRIQLEKGVGDNSLLVRALDRFHRRLQALAKLLPASNVAAEGTEIVVRAAKERIRQYLLALQSFYQDCLTDVRQSLAAPRLAGKESPNLAELLGTISASVLNQIKSVLTYVHLFTAKDITFSNKPYFKGEFCSQGVREGLIVGFIKSICQMARQFCETTGDKGGSTPPALLLLLSRLCLDYETSTISYILTLTDEQFLVQDHSPITPVTSLCAEAREAAQRLLNHYVKVQGLIISQMLRKSVETRDWVNTIEPRNVRAVMKRVVEDTTSIDVQVGLLYEEGVRKAQSSDSSKRTFSVYSSSRQQSRYAPSYTPSAPLDTNLLSNIQKLFSERIDIFSPVEFNKAHRGQCLNDLLTRSPGLRPDRHNQDQPEDLPGMRAAADLRALWPAADPGGLLLSTALPVALCLR, via the exons ATGTCGGCTCCCCAGGGGGGTCCCCTGCCGGGCCCGGCCGAGCCCGGCTCGGAGGCGCCGGGCGGGAAGCGGCGGCCGCACGGGATGCTGAAGCTCTACTACGGGCTGTCGGACCCGGCGGGGGAGGCTCGGGGCGGCCTGGCTCCAGGCGGGGATCCCGGGGGacctactgacatcaatggggcGCACTTCGACCCGGAAGTGTTCCTCACTAAG CTGCGGAAGGAGTGCTCACTAGCCCAGCTTATGGACTGTGAGACTGACATGGTAAAGCAGATCCGCGCCCTGGACAGCGACATGCAGACCCTGGTCTATGAGAACTACAACAAGTTCATCTCAGCCACAG ACACAATCCGCAAGATGAAGAATGACTTCAAGAAGATGGAGGACGAGATGGATTGCCTGGCTGCCAACATGGCTGTCATCACGGAGTTCAGTGCCCGCATTAGCAGCACCCTGCAGGACCAGCACGAGCAGATCACCAAGCTCTCGG GGGTCCACACGCTCCTGCGCAAGCTGCAGTTCCTCTTTGAGCTGCCTGCCCGCCTCACCAAGTGTGTGGAGCTGGAGGCCTATGGACAGGCAGTGCGCTACTACAGCAAAGCCCGCTCTATCCTGCACCAGTACCAGCACATGCCCTCCTTCCAGGGCATCCAGGATGACTGCCAGAAGATCATGGCCAGCCTGGCACAGAAGCTGCGGGAGAAATTCAG GGACGGGGGCTCTGGGGCAAAGGACCTGGCAGAGTgcgtggagctgctgctgcagctggatgAACCAGCAGAGGAGCTGTGTGACGAGTTCCTTTCCCATGCCTGCTGCCGGTTGGACGCTGAGCTGGAGGCCCtagaagcagagctggggcagccaGGCAGTGCCCCTATCACTGACATTCTGGAGTTCATCGACCGTGGCTGCAACATCTTTGTCAGCAACATGTGCCTGGTGATCGCCTCCTACCAGGAGCTCTTTGTCAGCCGAGAAGGGGTGCAGGGCATCACCCGCATGGCGCAGGACAAGCTGGTGGCCTTCGTCAACTCCCTCATGGAGACATATTTCTCTCTGGTGGAGCGGCGCATCCAGTTGGAGAAAGGGGTCGGGGACAACTCACTGCTGGTGCGGGCCCTGGATCGCTTCCATAGGCGCCTACAAGCCCTGGCCAAGCTGCTGCCAGCCTCCAACGTGGCAGCAGAGGGCACAGAGATTGTGGTGCGGGCCGCCAAGGAGCGCATCCGCCAGTACCTGCTGGCCCTGCAGAGCTTCTACCAGGACTGTCTGACAGATGTGCGCCAGTCACTAGCTGCCCCGCGCCTGGCAGGCAAGGAGAGCCCCAACCTGGCTGAGCTTCTGGGCACCATCTCGGCCTCTGTCCTTAACCAGATCAAGTCAGTGCTCACCTACGTTCACCTTTTCACAGCAAAGGACATCACCTTCTCCAACAAGCCCTACTTTAAG GGTGAGTTCTGCAGTCAGGGTGTCCGCGAGGGCCTGATCGTCGGCTTCATCAAGTCCATCTGCCAGATGGCACGACAATTCTGTGAGACCACGGGGGACAAGGGTGGCTCCactccccccgccctgctgctcctgctctcccGCCTCTGCCTGGACTACGAGACCTCCACCATCAGCTACATTCTCACCCTGACCGATGAGCAGTTCTTAGTGCAG GATCACTCCCCCATCACCCCAGTTACCAGCCTGTGTGCGGAGGCCCGCGAGGCAGCCCAGAGGCTGCTCAACCACTATGTGAAGGTGCAGGGGCTGATCATCTCGCAGATGCTGCGCAAGAGTGTGGAGACACGCGACTGGGTCAACACCATTGAGCCGCGCAACGTGCGGGCAGTCATGAAGAGGGTGGTGGAGGACACCACTTCCATCGATGTGCAG GTGGGCCTCCTGTATGAGGAGGGTGTCCGCAAGGCCCAGAGCAGCGACTCCAGCAAGAGGACCTTCTCCGTGTACAGCAGCTCCCGGCAGCAGAGCCGCTACGCACCCAGCTATACGCCCAG tgCCCCCCTGGACACTAACCTCCTGAGTAACATTCAGAAGCTGTTCTCTGAGCGCATTGACATCTTCAGCCCTGTGGAGTTCAACAAG GCCCATAGGGGACAGTGTTTGAATGACCTCCTCACCCGCTCCCCAGGTCTCCGTCCTGACCGGCATAATCAAGATCAGCCTGAAGACCTTCCTGGAATGCGTGCGGCTGCGGACCTTCGGGCGCTATGGCCTGCAGCAGATCCAGGTGGACTGCTACTATCTACAGCTTTACCTGTGGCGCTTTGTCTGCGATGA
- the ZFPL1 gene encoding zinc finger protein-like 1 isoform X1 yields MGLCKCPKRKVTNLFCFEHRVNVCESCLVANHSKCIVQSYLQWLQDSDYNPNCRLCNTLLSTKDTARLVCYDLFHWSCLNEMANQLPKNTAPAGYQCPSCKGPIFPPANLVSPVASVLREKLSTVNWARAGLGLPLIDEADTIQETESPDTTDYTDWSSFSATAGPSSEETIQQSAMLAYSYSAPSGLSSPQQQQGVNNGGVKEEHSVIDMGNASNETITINAAASTPRKVYDTREGGGGSGRASSTQIDCDEDKYRRRPTLSWFAQLLKRYHNTANDAHALMSLWASGHCYCHANNKSPGRNRSGSKKRQPRSLMQRFVIILLIGGIGFLTLIIIMSKLGRASADNDPNLDPMFNPHIRVGQE; encoded by the exons ATGGGGCTGTGTAAATGCCCCAAAAGGAAAGTCACCAACCTTTTCTGTTTTGAGCACCGAGTGAATGTCTGTGAGAGCTGCCTCGTCGCAAACCATTCCAAG TGCATTGTTCAGTCCTATCTCCAGTGGCTTCAGGACAGTGATTACAACCCCAATTGTCGTCTTTGCAACACCCTCCTGTCCACCAAAGATACTGCCCGGCTTGTGTGTTATG ATCTGTTTCACTGGTCATGTCTCAACGAGATGGCAAACCAGCTCCCAAAGAACACGGCCCCAGCTGGCTACCAGTGTCCCAGCTGCAAGGGTCCTATCTTCCCCCCAGCCAACCTGGTCAGTCCAGTGGCCTCAGTGCTGCGAGAGAAACTGTCGACTGTGAACTGGGCTCGGGCCGGGCTTGGGCTGCCACTG ATTGATGAGGCTGATACCATACAAGAGACAGAGTCGCCTGATACCACAGATTACACTGATTGGTCTAGCTTCTCTG CAACTGCAGGCCCCAGCTCAGAGGAGACCATCCAGCAAAGTGCCATGTTGGCCTATTCCTACAGTGCTCCGTCTGGCCTctcttccccacagcagcagcagggtgtgAACAATGGGGGCGTGAAGGAGGAGCATTCAGTCATCGACATGGGGAATGCTAGCAATGAGACCATCACCATCAATGCAG CAGCCTCTACACCACGGAAGGTCTATGACAcccgggagggtgggggtggcagtGGCAGAGCATCCAGCACCCAAATCGACTGTGATGAGGACAAGTACCGCCGGCGGCCAACGCTCAGTTGGTTCGCACAGCTTCTGAA GCGCTACCATAATACTGCTAATGATGCACATGCCCTGATGTCGCTTTGGGCCTCTGGGCACTGCTACTGTCATGCTAATAACAAGTCCCCTGGCAGGAATCGCTCTGGGTCCAAGAAGCGGCAGCCAAGATCCCTGATGCAGCGATTTGTCATCATCCTCCTGATTGGCGGCATCGGCTTCCTAACTCTGATCATCATCATGTCAAAGCTGGGCCGGGCCTCGGCCGACAATGACCCCAACCTGGACCCCATGTTCAACCCCCACATCCGGGTGGGCCAGGAATGA
- the ZFPL1 gene encoding zinc finger protein-like 1 isoform X2, with protein MGLCKCPKRKVTNLFCFEHRVNVCESCLVANHSKCIVQSYLQWLQDSDYNPNCRLCNTLLSTKDTARLVCYDLFHWSCLNEMANQLPKNTAPAGYQCPSCKGPIFPPANLVSPVASVLREKLSTVNWARAGLGLPLIDEADTIQETESPDTTDYTDWSSFSATAGPSSEETIQQSAMLAYSYSAPSGLSSPQQQQGVNNGGVKEEHSVIDMGNASNETITINAASTPRKVYDTREGGGGSGRASSTQIDCDEDKYRRRPTLSWFAQLLKRYHNTANDAHALMSLWASGHCYCHANNKSPGRNRSGSKKRQPRSLMQRFVIILLIGGIGFLTLIIIMSKLGRASADNDPNLDPMFNPHIRVGQE; from the exons ATGGGGCTGTGTAAATGCCCCAAAAGGAAAGTCACCAACCTTTTCTGTTTTGAGCACCGAGTGAATGTCTGTGAGAGCTGCCTCGTCGCAAACCATTCCAAG TGCATTGTTCAGTCCTATCTCCAGTGGCTTCAGGACAGTGATTACAACCCCAATTGTCGTCTTTGCAACACCCTCCTGTCCACCAAAGATACTGCCCGGCTTGTGTGTTATG ATCTGTTTCACTGGTCATGTCTCAACGAGATGGCAAACCAGCTCCCAAAGAACACGGCCCCAGCTGGCTACCAGTGTCCCAGCTGCAAGGGTCCTATCTTCCCCCCAGCCAACCTGGTCAGTCCAGTGGCCTCAGTGCTGCGAGAGAAACTGTCGACTGTGAACTGGGCTCGGGCCGGGCTTGGGCTGCCACTG ATTGATGAGGCTGATACCATACAAGAGACAGAGTCGCCTGATACCACAGATTACACTGATTGGTCTAGCTTCTCTG CAACTGCAGGCCCCAGCTCAGAGGAGACCATCCAGCAAAGTGCCATGTTGGCCTATTCCTACAGTGCTCCGTCTGGCCTctcttccccacagcagcagcagggtgtgAACAATGGGGGCGTGAAGGAGGAGCATTCAGTCATCGACATGGGGAATGCTAGCAATGAGACCATCACCATCAATGCAG CCTCTACACCACGGAAGGTCTATGACAcccgggagggtgggggtggcagtGGCAGAGCATCCAGCACCCAAATCGACTGTGATGAGGACAAGTACCGCCGGCGGCCAACGCTCAGTTGGTTCGCACAGCTTCTGAA GCGCTACCATAATACTGCTAATGATGCACATGCCCTGATGTCGCTTTGGGCCTCTGGGCACTGCTACTGTCATGCTAATAACAAGTCCCCTGGCAGGAATCGCTCTGGGTCCAAGAAGCGGCAGCCAAGATCCCTGATGCAGCGATTTGTCATCATCCTCCTGATTGGCGGCATCGGCTTCCTAACTCTGATCATCATCATGTCAAAGCTGGGCCGGGCCTCGGCCGACAATGACCCCAACCTGGACCCCATGTTCAACCCCCACATCCGGGTGGGCCAGGAATGA
- the ZFPL1 gene encoding zinc finger protein-like 1 isoform X4 — protein sequence MGLCKCPKRKVTNLFCFEHRVNVCESCLVANHSKCIVQSYLQWLQDSDYNPNCRLCNTLLSTKDTARLVCYDLFHWSCLNEMANQLPKNTAPAGYQCPSCKGPIFPPANLVSPVASVLREKLSTVNWARAGLGLPLIDEADTIQETESPDTTDYTDWSSFSATAGPSSEETIQQSAMLAYSYSAPSGLSSPQQQQGVNNGGVKEEHSVIDMGNASNETITINAASTPRKVYDTREGGGGSGRASSTQIDCDEDKYRRRPTLSWFAQLLKNRSGSKKRQPRSLMQRFVIILLIGGIGFLTLIIIMSKLGRASADNDPNLDPMFNPHIRVGQE from the exons ATGGGGCTGTGTAAATGCCCCAAAAGGAAAGTCACCAACCTTTTCTGTTTTGAGCACCGAGTGAATGTCTGTGAGAGCTGCCTCGTCGCAAACCATTCCAAG TGCATTGTTCAGTCCTATCTCCAGTGGCTTCAGGACAGTGATTACAACCCCAATTGTCGTCTTTGCAACACCCTCCTGTCCACCAAAGATACTGCCCGGCTTGTGTGTTATG ATCTGTTTCACTGGTCATGTCTCAACGAGATGGCAAACCAGCTCCCAAAGAACACGGCCCCAGCTGGCTACCAGTGTCCCAGCTGCAAGGGTCCTATCTTCCCCCCAGCCAACCTGGTCAGTCCAGTGGCCTCAGTGCTGCGAGAGAAACTGTCGACTGTGAACTGGGCTCGGGCCGGGCTTGGGCTGCCACTG ATTGATGAGGCTGATACCATACAAGAGACAGAGTCGCCTGATACCACAGATTACACTGATTGGTCTAGCTTCTCTG CAACTGCAGGCCCCAGCTCAGAGGAGACCATCCAGCAAAGTGCCATGTTGGCCTATTCCTACAGTGCTCCGTCTGGCCTctcttccccacagcagcagcagggtgtgAACAATGGGGGCGTGAAGGAGGAGCATTCAGTCATCGACATGGGGAATGCTAGCAATGAGACCATCACCATCAATGCAG CCTCTACACCACGGAAGGTCTATGACAcccgggagggtgggggtggcagtGGCAGAGCATCCAGCACCCAAATCGACTGTGATGAGGACAAGTACCGCCGGCGGCCAACGCTCAGTTGGTTCGCACAGCTTCTGAA GAATCGCTCTGGGTCCAAGAAGCGGCAGCCAAGATCCCTGATGCAGCGATTTGTCATCATCCTCCTGATTGGCGGCATCGGCTTCCTAACTCTGATCATCATCATGTCAAAGCTGGGCCGGGCCTCGGCCGACAATGACCCCAACCTGGACCCCATGTTCAACCCCCACATCCGGGTGGGCCAGGAATGA
- the ZFPL1 gene encoding zinc finger protein-like 1 isoform X3, whose product MGLCKCPKRKVTNLFCFEHRVNVCESCLVANHSKCIVQSYLQWLQDSDYNPNCRLCNTLLSTKDTARLVCYDLFHWSCLNEMANQLPKNTAPAGYQCPSCKGPIFPPANLVSPVASVLREKLSTVNWARAGLGLPLIDEADTIQETESPDTTDYTDWSSFSATAGPSSEETIQQSAMLAYSYSAPSGLSSPQQQQGVNNGGVKEEHSVIDMGNASNETITINAAASTPRKVYDTREGGGGSGRASSTQIDCDEDKYRRRPTLSWFAQLLKNRSGSKKRQPRSLMQRFVIILLIGGIGFLTLIIIMSKLGRASADNDPNLDPMFNPHIRVGQE is encoded by the exons ATGGGGCTGTGTAAATGCCCCAAAAGGAAAGTCACCAACCTTTTCTGTTTTGAGCACCGAGTGAATGTCTGTGAGAGCTGCCTCGTCGCAAACCATTCCAAG TGCATTGTTCAGTCCTATCTCCAGTGGCTTCAGGACAGTGATTACAACCCCAATTGTCGTCTTTGCAACACCCTCCTGTCCACCAAAGATACTGCCCGGCTTGTGTGTTATG ATCTGTTTCACTGGTCATGTCTCAACGAGATGGCAAACCAGCTCCCAAAGAACACGGCCCCAGCTGGCTACCAGTGTCCCAGCTGCAAGGGTCCTATCTTCCCCCCAGCCAACCTGGTCAGTCCAGTGGCCTCAGTGCTGCGAGAGAAACTGTCGACTGTGAACTGGGCTCGGGCCGGGCTTGGGCTGCCACTG ATTGATGAGGCTGATACCATACAAGAGACAGAGTCGCCTGATACCACAGATTACACTGATTGGTCTAGCTTCTCTG CAACTGCAGGCCCCAGCTCAGAGGAGACCATCCAGCAAAGTGCCATGTTGGCCTATTCCTACAGTGCTCCGTCTGGCCTctcttccccacagcagcagcagggtgtgAACAATGGGGGCGTGAAGGAGGAGCATTCAGTCATCGACATGGGGAATGCTAGCAATGAGACCATCACCATCAATGCAG CAGCCTCTACACCACGGAAGGTCTATGACAcccgggagggtgggggtggcagtGGCAGAGCATCCAGCACCCAAATCGACTGTGATGAGGACAAGTACCGCCGGCGGCCAACGCTCAGTTGGTTCGCACAGCTTCTGAA GAATCGCTCTGGGTCCAAGAAGCGGCAGCCAAGATCCCTGATGCAGCGATTTGTCATCATCCTCCTGATTGGCGGCATCGGCTTCCTAACTCTGATCATCATCATGTCAAAGCTGGGCCGGGCCTCGGCCGACAATGACCCCAACCTGGACCCCATGTTCAACCCCCACATCCGGGTGGGCCAGGAATGA